The Winogradskyella schleiferi genome has a window encoding:
- a CDS encoding 3-oxoacyl-ACP synthase III family protein, producing MYNSKIIGLGKYLPDNVVTNDDLSKLMDTNDAWIQERTGIKERRWIKDGSEDTSSVMGAKAAKIAIERSGLTKDDIDFIVFATLSPDYYFPGCGVQIQDMLDMPTVGALDVRNQCSGFIYAISVADQFIKTGMYKTILVIGAEYHSNGLDKSTRGRGVSVIFGDGAGAAVLTREEDTSKGILSSHLHSEGKYADKLIVASPSIAHWVPEIIEAGEDDVSYFPYMDGTFVFKNAVVRFSEVIMEGLAKNNLKREDIDMLIPHQANLRIAQFIQKKFKLTDDQVFNNIQKYGNTTAASIPIALTEAWEEGKVKEGDTVVLAAFGSGFTWGSVIMKF from the coding sequence ATGTACAACTCAAAAATAATAGGCTTAGGAAAATACCTGCCAGACAACGTGGTTACAAACGACGATTTGTCTAAACTAATGGATACTAATGACGCATGGATCCAAGAACGAACCGGTATAAAAGAACGTCGTTGGATTAAAGACGGCTCTGAAGACACGTCTTCCGTAATGGGAGCGAAAGCTGCAAAAATTGCTATTGAGCGTTCAGGTTTAACCAAGGATGATATTGATTTTATAGTGTTTGCGACCTTAAGTCCAGACTATTATTTTCCAGGTTGTGGTGTACAAATACAGGATATGTTAGATATGCCAACCGTTGGAGCATTAGATGTTAGAAATCAGTGCTCTGGTTTTATCTATGCGATTTCTGTGGCAGACCAATTTATAAAAACAGGAATGTATAAAACTATTTTGGTTATTGGAGCTGAATACCATAGTAATGGTTTAGACAAAAGTACAAGAGGTCGTGGCGTTTCGGTGATTTTTGGTGATGGCGCAGGAGCCGCAGTTTTAACAAGAGAAGAAGATACTTCCAAAGGAATTTTATCTTCGCACTTGCATAGTGAAGGCAAATATGCCGATAAGCTCATTGTAGCATCACCAAGCATAGCGCATTGGGTACCGGAAATTATAGAAGCAGGCGAAGACGATGTATCGTACTTTCCTTATATGGATGGTACGTTTGTATTTAAAAATGCCGTTGTGAGATTTAGCGAAGTCATCATGGAAGGCTTAGCGAAAAACAATTTGAAACGCGAGGATATTGATATGTTGATTCCGCACCAAGCGAATTTACGTATAGCACAATTTATACAAAAGAAGTTTAAATTAACTGACGACCAAGTTTTTAATAATATCCAAAAATACGGCAATACCACAGCCGCTTCAATACCAATAGCTTTAACTGAAGCTTGGGAAGAAGGTAAGGTAAAAGAAGGCGATACGGTTGTATTAGCTGCTTTTGGCAGTGGGTTTACTTGGGGAAGTGTGATTATGAAATTTTAA
- a CDS encoding type II toxin-antitoxin system ParD family antitoxin — protein MNKNTSISLGNYFDQFVQKSISEGRFKNVSEVIRAGLRLLEEEEIKVIALKNAIQEGVDSGMAHDFDPKKHLESLKAKKHSIG, from the coding sequence ATGAATAAAAACACATCAATATCTCTAGGAAATTATTTTGACCAATTCGTGCAAAAAAGCATAAGCGAAGGAAGATTTAAGAATGTAAGCGAAGTTATACGTGCAGGATTAAGATTATTAGAGGAAGAAGAAATCAAAGTGATTGCTTTGAAAAATGCAATCCAAGAAGGAGTCGACAGCGGAATGGCCCACGACTTTGACCCTAAAAAACATCTTGAATCCCTGAAAGCGAAAAAACACTCGATTGGCTGA
- a CDS encoding DUF5995 family protein — protein sequence MTRATTIQEVINQLDIIIDNAIESNSRLGLFAYVYRRTTAEILKEVQKGSFENNVLLEQLDVVFANLYLDAYKQYQNNEPISKSWLFAFTHSEKSLTILQHVMLGMNAHINLDLAIATSKVMTGKEIQSVKNDFDKVNAILFSIVNEIQERLSRVSPILFLLDWAGKNSDEKVIDFSMRKARQQSWNNSNLLWGLGPENQVSSIDIIDKVTLELSRMIAAPKSRIIGFLLKVISKFENKNVGQIISKLKTD from the coding sequence ATGACGCGCGCAACCACCATACAAGAGGTTATTAATCAGTTAGATATAATAATAGATAATGCCATTGAAAGCAACAGCCGACTTGGGTTATTTGCATACGTATATCGAAGAACTACGGCAGAAATACTTAAAGAAGTTCAAAAGGGAAGTTTTGAAAACAACGTACTCTTAGAACAATTGGATGTGGTTTTTGCTAACTTGTATCTCGATGCTTATAAGCAATATCAAAACAATGAACCTATAAGTAAATCGTGGTTGTTTGCCTTTACGCATAGTGAGAAGTCTTTAACTATTTTACAACACGTTATGTTGGGCATGAATGCGCATATCAACTTGGATTTAGCCATTGCTACGAGCAAGGTTATGACAGGAAAAGAGATTCAATCCGTGAAAAATGACTTCGATAAAGTCAACGCTATTCTTTTTAGTATAGTTAATGAGATACAAGAGCGACTAAGCAGAGTATCGCCGATTTTATTTTTATTGGATTGGGCTGGAAAAAACTCAGATGAAAAGGTCATAGATTTTAGTATGCGAAAAGCGCGTCAGCAATCTTGGAATAATTCCAATCTGCTTTGGGGACTTGGACCAGAAAATCAAGTCAGTTCAATAGATATTATTGATAAAGTAACATTAGAGCTTAGTAGAATGATCGCAGCGCCTAAATCGCGAATCATAGGCTTTTTGCTTAAAGTCATTAGTAAATTTGAAAACAAAAATGTAGGGCAGATAATATCTAAACTGAAAACGGATTAA
- a CDS encoding outer membrane beta-barrel family protein, with amino-acid sequence MKHLFLMLMMVSSAILSAQPNSNSEIRSGSISGRVIDAELNEPLPYVNIVIKDTDHKIITGGITSADGRFEVKNIPEGKIIVSIQFVGFKTIDQNITLGKGNYKVDIGDIKLREESTGLDEVTVVADVSTIQQKVDRKVITIGKDLQTAGATASEIMNNLPSVSVDQQTGSISLRGNQNVRVMVDGKLSNIPADQLLKQIPSTSIKSVELITNPSAKYNPEGMSGIINIVLHKNTQIGFNGNLNLALVYDIEPKFNSSIDANYRNGKFNLYGSYSNGFTKNVNYGQINRIEQEIEQNFYILNNNKSHLYKIGLDYYLNDRNTISVFTNQNSFDGRTKVDSGIDYLTNPSLNESQFTGGDNENDSQQYNFNYKHDFNDEGHNIELEVDYNLFDGIGDTNNIFFSSQRPNFIEDTDTERNQTTVNLDYVNPLSESVKLELGLQARLFDTSIFYESNARERNEAGDYIPTTTRFDYTRDIYSAYATYGKKMEKWSYQVGLRAETVAVDSDAFKRDLAASEALNIPFENDYFELYPSAFFTYTPSEKNSYQLSYSRRIDRPGIGQVNPLPEWNTPLISQFGNQELRPQFTNSMEVNYTRQLEKGSITAGVFYRLIEDEIQQAILIDRTDLHRLILTNLNFDNTSAYGVELSSNYRPTKWWSINASFDLFSQTQKSVAESFDTNQDIVLNTVEVDNVSYNLRAFNNFKVSKSLSFSAFGMYRGKNKNIQFEMSDMLMVNLGMRYSFLEDNRASFSLSYNDIFDTMYAQFDGQRPYAQRGQFNWESQQISGRLSYRFGGGKYRAKSRKQRDNDVKEGGGMF; translated from the coding sequence ATGAAGCATTTATTCCTAATGCTTATGATGGTCTCATCAGCCATTTTAAGTGCACAACCCAATTCCAATTCAGAAATTAGAAGCGGTTCCATCTCTGGTCGTGTTATCGACGCAGAACTCAACGAACCCTTACCTTATGTAAATATTGTTATTAAAGATACGGACCATAAAATTATTACAGGTGGCATTACCAGTGCGGATGGCAGATTTGAAGTTAAAAATATTCCTGAAGGTAAGATTATAGTTTCTATTCAATTTGTCGGTTTTAAAACTATTGACCAAAACATCACTTTAGGTAAAGGCAATTACAAAGTTGATATAGGCGATATAAAACTTCGAGAAGAATCTACTGGTTTGGATGAAGTTACCGTAGTTGCGGATGTGTCCACCATTCAGCAAAAGGTAGATCGCAAAGTTATTACCATTGGTAAAGATCTACAAACCGCTGGTGCCACAGCAAGTGAGATTATGAACAACTTACCATCAGTTAGCGTTGATCAGCAAACAGGCTCTATCAGTTTACGTGGCAACCAAAATGTCCGTGTTATGGTCGATGGAAAATTGTCGAACATTCCAGCAGATCAATTGCTAAAACAAATTCCTTCAACGTCCATAAAAAGTGTTGAATTAATTACCAACCCTTCAGCAAAATACAATCCTGAAGGCATGAGCGGCATTATTAATATTGTCCTTCATAAAAACACCCAAATCGGTTTTAACGGGAATCTTAATTTGGCATTGGTCTATGATATTGAACCAAAATTCAACAGTTCCATTGATGCCAATTACCGTAATGGTAAATTCAACTTATATGGTTCTTATAGTAATGGTTTTACAAAAAATGTCAATTACGGACAGATTAATAGAATTGAACAAGAAATTGAGCAAAACTTCTATATTCTAAACAATAACAAGTCTCATCTCTATAAAATTGGACTCGATTATTACTTAAATGACAGGAATACGATTTCAGTGTTTACCAATCAGAACAGTTTTGATGGTCGGACAAAAGTAGATTCTGGCATCGACTATCTTACAAATCCATCGCTTAATGAATCACAATTTACGGGTGGTGATAATGAGAACGATTCGCAACAATACAACTTTAATTATAAGCACGATTTTAATGACGAAGGTCACAATATAGAACTCGAAGTCGATTATAATTTATTTGATGGCATTGGCGACACTAATAATATATTTTTCAGTTCGCAACGCCCAAATTTTATAGAAGATACAGATACGGAACGAAATCAAACTACGGTTAATTTAGATTATGTAAATCCATTATCCGAATCTGTAAAACTCGAATTAGGCCTCCAGGCACGTTTATTTGATACTAGTATTTTTTATGAATCGAATGCCAGAGAACGAAACGAAGCTGGCGATTACATCCCAACCACCACACGTTTTGATTATACAAGGGATATTTATTCCGCCTATGCCACCTATGGTAAAAAGATGGAGAAATGGAGTTACCAAGTGGGTTTAAGAGCAGAAACAGTTGCCGTGGATTCTGATGCTTTTAAAAGAGATTTGGCTGCCAGTGAAGCACTGAACATTCCATTTGAAAATGATTATTTTGAATTATATCCTTCCGCATTTTTTACCTACACACCTTCAGAAAAAAATTCGTATCAATTAAGTTATAGCCGTAGAATTGATCGACCTGGTATTGGGCAAGTTAATCCCTTACCAGAATGGAATACGCCCTTGATTTCACAATTTGGAAATCAAGAATTGCGTCCTCAGTTTACCAATTCCATGGAAGTAAATTATACCAGACAATTGGAAAAAGGTAGTATTACGGCAGGTGTATTTTACAGACTCATAGAAGATGAAATCCAACAGGCTATCTTAATAGATAGAACCGATCTTCACCGCTTAATCCTTACGAATTTGAATTTTGATAACACCTCAGCTTATGGTGTGGAATTATCGTCAAACTACAGACCGACTAAATGGTGGAGTATTAATGCGAGTTTCGATTTATTCTCACAAACCCAAAAAAGCGTTGCCGAATCTTTTGATACCAATCAAGATATTGTTTTGAATACGGTTGAAGTCGATAATGTATCTTATAACCTACGAGCGTTCAACAATTTTAAAGTAAGCAAAAGTTTAAGTTTTTCCGCTTTTGGAATGTATAGAGGAAAAAATAAGAACATACAGTTTGAAATGAGTGATATGCTTATGGTCAACTTAGGCATGCGCTACAGTTTTCTTGAAGATAACAGGGCTAGCTTTAGTCTAAGTTACAATGACATTTTCGATACCATGTACGCACAATTTGATGGTCAGAGACCTTATGCACAACGTGGACAATTTAACTGGGAAAGTCAACAAATTTCAGGACGATTGTCTTACCGTTTTGGTGGTGGAAAATACAGAGCGAAATCACGTAAACAACGTGATAACGATGTTAAAGAAGGTGGAGGGATGTTTTAA
- a CDS encoding CoA-binding protein: MKKNTLVIGASLKPQRYSHIAIKRLRQHNHEVKAIGLKSGKVADVTIDTELMSYKNIDTVTLYLNPQRQKTYYDYILGLHPERVIFNPGTENSEFYNLLKQNNIDYEAACTLVLLSTGQY, from the coding sequence ATGAAGAAAAATACATTAGTTATAGGCGCATCGTTAAAGCCACAACGCTATTCCCATATAGCCATTAAACGTTTACGGCAACATAACCATGAGGTAAAAGCCATTGGTCTAAAATCAGGTAAAGTTGCTGACGTTACTATTGATACGGAATTAATGTCTTATAAAAATATAGATACCGTAACCTTATATCTTAATCCGCAACGGCAAAAAACGTATTATGATTACATTCTTGGGTTGCATCCAGAACGTGTTATTTTTAATCCAGGCACAGAAAATTCCGAATTTTATAATCTTTTAAAACAAAATAATATTGATTATGAAGCAGCTTGTACTTTGGTGCTGTTGAGTACCGGTCAGTATTAG
- a CDS encoding sodium:solute symporter gives MSPTSILLLIACYFGLLILISYFTGKEDSNAAFFKANKSAPWYLVAFGMIGASLSGVTFISVPGLIAGQEFAYMQGVLGFFVGYFVVAFVLIPLYYRLNVTSIYQYLEDRFGFISYKTGAFFFLLSRVTGASFRLYLVALAMQYIVFKSLGVPFWVTVVISILLIWLYTNKGGIKTIIWTDTLQTIAMLTSVVVGIILILNKLDWTLAETFTKETFKNKSQIFYFDDINSSINFWKYFIGGIFITIAMTGLDQDMMQKNLTCKNANESKKNMLSMSVLLVIVNLVFLTLGALLFIYAEQFNIAIPKLDGVTRTDLLFPEIAMNQGLGKGLAITFIIGLIAAAYSSADSALTSLTTSFSVDFLNIEKKPIEAQKPLRKKVHIAVSLLLIIVVIIFNSLEGSVVSNLFKFATFTYGPLLGLFAFGILTKKSIKDNYVWIVGLVAILATYFITLAPTYYAYNLGLSLDDCTKSTWECAAVYAQKHYYNFHWEILPLNGLITFLGLWFIKKKK, from the coding sequence ATGTCTCCAACATCAATACTTTTATTAATTGCGTGTTATTTCGGCTTGCTTATTTTAATTTCTTATTTCACTGGTAAGGAAGATTCTAATGCTGCTTTTTTTAAGGCGAATAAATCCGCACCATGGTATTTGGTGGCATTCGGAATGATAGGTGCCTCTTTGTCTGGAGTCACTTTTATTTCTGTTCCTGGTTTGATTGCAGGCCAAGAGTTTGCCTATATGCAAGGCGTTTTAGGCTTTTTTGTGGGTTATTTTGTAGTTGCGTTTGTATTGATTCCGTTGTATTATCGCCTAAATGTAACGTCTATTTATCAATATTTAGAAGATCGTTTTGGTTTTATAAGTTACAAAACTGGTGCTTTTTTCTTTTTATTATCACGAGTGACAGGTGCTTCTTTCAGGTTGTATCTCGTGGCTTTAGCGATGCAATACATTGTGTTCAAAAGTTTGGGTGTTCCTTTTTGGGTCACTGTCGTTATCTCAATCTTACTCATTTGGTTGTACACTAATAAAGGCGGTATAAAAACCATTATTTGGACGGATACCTTGCAAACCATTGCTATGCTCACTTCAGTTGTAGTTGGAATTATTTTAATTCTGAATAAACTGGATTGGACTTTAGCCGAAACATTTACCAAAGAAACCTTTAAAAATAAGAGTCAGATTTTTTATTTCGATGATATCAATAGTTCTATTAATTTTTGGAAATATTTTATTGGCGGGATTTTTATAACTATTGCAATGACCGGTTTGGACCAAGATATGATGCAAAAAAACTTGACTTGTAAAAACGCCAATGAGTCTAAAAAGAACATGCTATCCATGTCGGTTCTACTCGTTATCGTCAACCTCGTGTTCTTAACGCTTGGTGCTTTATTATTCATATATGCTGAACAATTCAACATTGCGATTCCTAAGTTAGATGGTGTTACCAGAACCGATTTGTTGTTTCCTGAAATAGCAATGAATCAAGGGCTTGGCAAAGGTCTGGCTATTACGTTTATTATTGGTTTAATTGCTGCTGCATATAGTAGTGCGGATTCTGCTTTAACCTCTTTAACAACCTCTTTTTCCGTAGATTTTTTGAACATTGAAAAAAAACCGATTGAAGCGCAAAAACCGTTACGTAAAAAAGTACATATTGCAGTCTCTTTACTTTTAATAATTGTGGTTATTATTTTCAATTCATTAGAAGGTAGTGTGGTAAGTAACCTCTTTAAATTCGCCACCTTTACATATGGTCCTTTACTCGGGCTTTTCGCTTTTGGAATTTTAACGAAAAAATCGATAAAAGATAACTATGTTTGGATTGTTGGGCTCGTTGCTATACTCGCAACCTACTTTATAACGCTAGCACCAACCTATTATGCTTATAATCTTGGATTGTCATTGGATGACTGTACAAAATCAACTTGGGAATGTGCTGCTGTATATGCCCAAAAACATTACTATAATTTCCATTGGGAAATATTACCCTTAAATGGGTTGATTACCTTTTTAGGTTTATGGTTTATTAAGAAGAAAAAATAA
- a CDS encoding T9SS type A sorting domain-containing protein: protein MKKIICLFTFMMFSLGLFAQDYKELIAEGTTTVEAIVEVAERHFDTVGRERGTGYKPFRRWQYFAERAMDETGKLKSPDFYYNELQNYNARLNNEGLAARTVVGTWEEMGPTYWNATSGYNPGVGRITSIATENGNPNHMIVGSQTGGVWKTLDGGTTWSVLTDNLANMDVYALAIDPLNSSTYFWGSYSGTVFKSSDGGSTWSLHSNLPGGGFVNKILIHPTDTSIMYCSAQGNGLFKSVDGGSSWSIIHSTVTNGFDFEFKPGDPNTVYASGNNFYKSTDGGLTFSSPSASDDLNQEFVTGSNSWSISNANSNNSVTPRTGSAMAFFFIDNFSSPTTRLLSPSLDLAGAVSPELKFSFTQVSWDGDIDALRVLYKTSASGDWTELANYTDEVTSWSDITLSLPNPSSDYYVAFEATANYGRGVTLDDVSVEDSTLGLVYSEGFETISNEFGTGPKMIGVSTDDPLAVYVLEAEDGKFGGLYKSADSGSNFNILNHTDKNFFGYESLADDERGQAPRDMDIAVNPNDVNDVHIAGINTWRSTNGGVDFNITSQWTPFSANNENIGYCHADVDIMEFVGTGVDTKLLVGTDGGIYRADNPTLVNSSYYTDLTAGLGIRQFYKIGVSQTEPVLVTGGSQDNGSSILGTDGNWTDWWGADGMEGFIDKTDSQVIYGTSQYGSFVKSFNGGANIAFLTQPDDKGGDFNWNWIVPYEQDPIVQDVIYCAFDEVYKSLDGGINWTSISQEFANDVDHFKVAPTDNSKMYLSINGAFWYTSNGGTSWTQSSLNLGGGRINGIAVHPTDPDKIAIATTNGQKVYVSTDNGENWTSIRWNLPNFSAQAVTWQDNGEDGLYVGMNYGIYYTDNQLGETWTPFNNGLPNVRINELEINAVDGKLYAATYGRGLWRSDLYNETLSVSDFELDNFTLYPNPTKDSVNLKWNTSEDVTVRIYSTLGKLMFYAKNVNLANAYSIETSSYETGVYFVKLNTSNGEITKKLILK from the coding sequence ATGAAAAAGATTATCTGCTTATTTACATTTATGATGTTTAGCTTGGGACTCTTTGCTCAGGATTATAAAGAACTTATTGCCGAAGGAACGACTACTGTAGAAGCTATTGTTGAGGTTGCAGAACGTCACTTTGATACCGTAGGAAGAGAGCGAGGAACAGGTTATAAGCCATTTAGACGTTGGCAGTATTTTGCTGAACGTGCCATGGATGAAACAGGAAAATTGAAATCCCCCGACTTTTATTACAATGAACTTCAAAATTATAATGCACGACTGAATAATGAAGGTTTAGCAGCAAGAACAGTTGTTGGCACTTGGGAAGAAATGGGACCAACCTATTGGAATGCAACTTCTGGTTATAATCCAGGTGTTGGTCGTATCACATCAATCGCCACAGAAAACGGAAATCCAAATCATATGATTGTAGGTAGCCAAACAGGTGGTGTCTGGAAAACGCTAGATGGTGGAACGACATGGTCAGTGCTTACCGATAATTTAGCCAATATGGATGTATATGCATTGGCTATAGATCCGTTAAATAGTTCAACCTATTTTTGGGGATCTTACAGTGGTACTGTATTCAAATCTAGCGATGGTGGATCGACGTGGTCACTTCATAGTAATTTGCCTGGAGGTGGATTTGTAAACAAAATTCTAATTCATCCTACGGATACATCTATAATGTATTGTAGTGCCCAGGGTAACGGACTATTTAAATCTGTTGATGGAGGTTCGTCTTGGTCTATAATTCATTCCACTGTGACAAATGGTTTCGATTTTGAATTTAAACCAGGAGACCCAAATACGGTTTATGCTTCGGGAAATAATTTTTATAAATCTACAGACGGCGGGCTCACCTTTAGTTCTCCTAGTGCATCAGACGATTTGAATCAAGAGTTTGTAACCGGTTCAAATTCTTGGAGCATAAGTAACGCAAATAGCAATAATTCCGTAACTCCAAGAACAGGAAGTGCTATGGCATTTTTCTTTATAGATAATTTTTCTAGTCCAACAACAAGATTACTTAGTCCGTCATTAGATTTAGCTGGCGCAGTATCGCCAGAGCTAAAATTTTCTTTTACGCAAGTAAGTTGGGACGGTGATATTGATGCCTTAAGAGTTTTATATAAAACATCAGCTTCAGGAGATTGGACGGAACTCGCAAATTATACGGACGAGGTGACAAGTTGGTCGGATATTACACTTAGCTTACCAAATCCATCATCAGATTATTATGTAGCGTTTGAAGCAACAGCAAATTATGGAAGAGGAGTTACTTTAGATGATGTTTCGGTTGAAGACAGCACTTTAGGCCTTGTCTATTCTGAAGGTTTTGAAACTATTTCGAATGAATTCGGTACTGGTCCAAAAATGATTGGGGTTTCTACAGATGATCCTTTAGCAGTATATGTTTTGGAAGCTGAAGATGGCAAGTTTGGAGGGTTGTATAAATCTGCGGATAGTGGTTCGAATTTTAATATTTTGAATCATACAGATAAAAACTTTTTCGGGTACGAAAGTTTAGCTGATGATGAAAGAGGTCAAGCGCCAAGGGATATGGATATCGCCGTAAACCCAAATGATGTTAATGATGTTCATATTGCAGGTATTAATACGTGGCGATCAACTAATGGAGGCGTCGATTTTAATATTACATCACAATGGACTCCTTTTAGCGCTAATAATGAAAATATTGGCTATTGTCATGCCGATGTGGACATCATGGAATTTGTGGGCACTGGAGTTGATACGAAACTTTTGGTGGGAACCGATGGCGGAATTTATCGCGCAGATAATCCAACACTTGTAAATAGTAGTTATTATACTGATCTTACTGCAGGACTAGGTATAAGACAGTTTTATAAAATAGGCGTAAGTCAAACCGAACCAGTATTGGTAACTGGTGGTTCACAGGATAATGGGTCATCTATATTAGGTACTGACGGAAATTGGACTGATTGGTGGGGCGCAGACGGTATGGAAGGCTTTATAGATAAAACGGATTCACAGGTTATTTACGGTACGTCCCAATATGGTTCTTTTGTGAAGAGTTTTAATGGTGGAGCAAACATTGCATTTCTAACCCAACCAGATGATAAAGGAGGCGATTTTAATTGGAATTGGATAGTGCCTTATGAGCAAGATCCAATAGTTCAAGATGTCATTTATTGTGCATTTGATGAGGTTTATAAATCCCTTGATGGTGGAATAAATTGGACATCTATTTCTCAGGAATTTGCTAACGACGTAGATCATTTTAAAGTGGCACCAACAGATAACAGTAAAATGTATTTATCCATTAACGGCGCCTTTTGGTACACGTCTAATGGCGGAACGTCGTGGACACAATCATCGCTTAATTTGGGTGGCGGAAGAATTAATGGCATTGCTGTACACCCTACCGATCCAGATAAAATAGCTATTGCAACTACAAACGGCCAAAAAGTATATGTAAGTACAGATAATGGCGAAAACTGGACATCTATACGATGGAATCTACCAAATTTCTCTGCACAAGCGGTAACGTGGCAAGATAATGGAGAAGATGGTCTTTATGTCGGTATGAACTACGGCATATATTACACCGATAATCAATTGGGTGAGACATGGACGCCGTTCAATAATGGATTGCCAAATGTAAGGATTAATGAACTCGAAATTAATGCCGTAGATGGTAAGTTATACGCTGCCACCTATGGAAGAGGTTTGTGGAGATCTGATCTGTATAATGAAACCTTAAGTGTTTCTGATTTCGAATTGGATAATTTCACCTTATATCCAAATCCCACTAAGGACAGCGTAAATTTAAAATGGAATACTTCAGAAGATGTTACAGTACGAATTTATAGTACACTGGGAAAATTGATGTTTTATGCTAAAAACGTGAACTTAGCGAACGCTTATAGCATTGAAACATCATCTTATGAAACCGGAGTTTATTTTGTGAAATTAAATACCTCTAATGGTGAAATAACCAAAAAATTGATTTTAAAATAA
- the recR gene encoding recombination mediator RecR — translation MEFSSKLLENAVNEMSQLPGIGKRTALRLVLHLLRQPEHQTFQLADALSKVRREINFCKSCHNISDKVLCEICENPNRNSELICVVEDIRDVMAVENTSSFKGLYHVLGGKISPMDGIGPQDLNISTLVEKVKSGKVKELIFAMSPTMEGDTTNFYIFRQIQDYNVAMSTIARGVAAGNELEYTDEITLGRSIIDRVPFEASLKS, via the coding sequence ATGGAATTTTCATCAAAACTTTTGGAAAACGCAGTCAACGAAATGTCGCAGTTACCAGGAATCGGTAAGCGAACTGCATTGCGTTTGGTTTTGCATTTATTGCGTCAACCAGAACATCAAACCTTTCAATTGGCAGATGCTTTATCTAAGGTGCGACGTGAAATTAACTTTTGTAAATCGTGCCATAATATCAGTGATAAAGTGTTGTGCGAAATCTGCGAAAACCCAAATAGAAATAGCGAATTAATTTGTGTGGTGGAAGATATAAGAGATGTAATGGCTGTGGAAAATACCAGCTCCTTTAAAGGTCTGTATCACGTTTTAGGCGGAAAGATATCACCAATGGATGGGATTGGGCCACAGGATTTGAATATTTCTACTTTAGTTGAAAAAGTGAAATCAGGAAAAGTCAAGGAATTGATTTTTGCCATGAGTCCAACGATGGAAGGAGATACCACCAATTTTTATATCTTCAGGCAAATACAAGATTACAATGTAGCCATGTCCACGATTGCGAGAGGCGTTGCAGCTGGAAACGAATTGGAATATACCGACGAAATTACTTTAGGTCGTAGCATAATTGATCGTGTGCCTTTTGAAGCATCACTAAAATCATGA